A stretch of Triticum aestivum cultivar Chinese Spring chromosome 1D, IWGSC CS RefSeq v2.1, whole genome shotgun sequence DNA encodes these proteins:
- the LOC123182471 gene encoding probable xyloglucan glycosyltransferase 9 has translation MAPWNGLWGGRAAIAGGNAYRDMPVIVKMENPNWSISEINGGGDNGEDFLARVGGQRRRVKNTKQITWVFRLKAHRAAGCLARLTSAAVALGGAARRRVVAGRTDSDAADGECEDVEERDPASRRSRFYTLIKACLMMSVFLLVVELAAYSNGRVNLAIFINSFNTSWIRFRATYVAPPLQLLADACVVLFLVQSADRLFQSLGCFYILVKRIKPKPLSPALADAEDPDAGYYPMVLVQIPMCNEKEVYRQSIAAVCNLDWPRSNFLVQVLDDSDDVATQALIKEEVEKWRHSGAHIVYRHRVLREGYKAGNLKSAMSCSYVKDYEYVAIFDADFQPYPDFLKRTVPHFKDNEDLGLVQARWSFVNKDENLLTRLQNINLCFHFEVEQQVNGVFINFFGFNGTAGVWRIKAVEDSGGWMERTTVEDMDIAVRAHLKGWKFVFLNDVECQCELPESYEAYRKQQHRWHSGPMQLFRLCLPDIIRCKIVFWKKANLIFLFFLLRKLILPFYSFTLFCIILPMTMFVPEAELPDWVVCYIPVLMSFLNIAPAPKSFPFIIPYLLFENTMSVTKFNAMISGLFQLGSTYEWVVTKKSGRSLEGDLISLAPKGLKQLKYGSVPAINVAIKEQSKAKKESKKYNRIYKKELAMSLLLLSAAARSLLSKQGIHFYFLLFQGISFLLVGLDLIGQDIK, from the exons ATGGCACCATGGAACGGCTTGTGGGGCGGCAGGGCCGCCATTGCCGGCGGCAACGCCTACCGCGACATGCCGGTCATTGTCAAGATGGAGAACCCCAACTGGTCTATCTCGGAGATCAACGGTGGCGGTGACAACGGCGAGGACTTCTTGGCCCGAGTAGGCGGGCAGAGGCGGAGGGTGAAGAACACGAAGCAGATCACATGGGTGTTTCGTCTCAAGGCCCACCGTGCCGCCGGTTGCCTGGCGAGGCTCACATCCGCTGCGGTCGCGCTGGGCGGCGCTGCACGCCGCCGTGTTGTAGCCGGCCGGACGGACTCCGACGCTGCTGATGGGGAATGCGAGGATGTGGAGGAACGGGACCCTGCTTCGAGGCGGTCTCGGTTCTACACGCTCATCAAGGCCTGCCTCATGATGTCCGTCTTTCTCCTTGTTGTCGAGCTCGCCGCCTACTCCAACGGCAGGGTGAACCTCGCTATCTTCATCAATTCTTTCAACACGTCGTGGATACGCTTTCGTGCCACCTACGTGGCCCCACCGCTCCAGCTCCTCGCCGACGCATGTGTGGTGCTCTTCCTAGTCCAGAGTGCCGACCGCCTCTTCCAGAGCCTCGGTTGCTTCTACATTCTCGTCAAACGCATCAAGCCTAAGCCCCTCTCTCCAGCATTGGCTGATGCAGAGGACCCCGATGCCGGCTATTACCCCATGGTGCTCGTACAAATACCAATGTGCAACGAGAAAGAG GTGTATCGGCAGTCGATTGCAGCGGTCTGCAATTTAGATTGGCCGAGGTCCAACTTTCTTGTGCAGGTGCTAGACGACTCCGATGACGTGGCAACTCAGGCATTGATCAAAGAGGAGGTGGAGAAGTGGAGGCATAGTGGTGCACACATTGTGTACCGCCATCGTGTCCTTAGGGAGGGCTACAAGGCAGGTAACCTCAAGTCGGCGATGAGTTGCAGCTATGTGAAGGACTACGAGTATGTCGCCATCTTTGATGCCGACTTCCAGCCATACCCCGATTTCTTGAAGCGCACCGTGCCCCATTTTAAG GACAACGAGGATCTGGGTCTCGTCCAAGCCAGATGGTCATTTGTGAACAAGGATGAGAACCTATTGACACGGTTGCAGAACATTAACCTATGCTTCCACTTTGAGGTGGAGCAACAGGTGAATGGTGTGTTCATCAACTTCTTTGGGTTCAATGGTACAGCTGGGGTGTGGAGGATCAAGGCCGTGGAGGACTCAGGAGGGTGGATGGAACGAACAACGGTGGAAGACATGGACATTGCTGTCCGTGCACACCTAAAGGGCTGGAAGTTTGTCTTTCTCAATGATGTTGAG TGTCAATGCGAATTACCAGAGTCGTACGAGGCTTACCGAAAGCAACAACACAGGTGGCATTCGGGGCCGATGCAATTGTTCAGGCTATGCTTGCCAGATATCATTAGATGCAAG ATTGTCTTCTGGAAGAAAGCCAacctgatattccttttcttcttgcTACGCAAGCTCATCTTGCCTTTTTATTCCTTCACACTCTTCTGCATCATCCTCCCAATGACAATGTTTGTGCCTGAAGCTGAGCTTCCTGATTGGGTTGTATGTTACATCCCAGTGCTGATGTCATTTCTAAATATTGCCCCTGCACCGAAATCATTCCCGTTTATCATCCCATACCTGCTCTTCGAGAACACCATGTCAGTTACCAAGTTCAATGCCATGATCTCTGGACTGTTCCAGCTAGGAAGCACATATGAGTGGGTCGTGACCAAGAAGTCCGGCCGATCATTGGAGGGCGATCTCATTTCCTTGGCGCCAAAGGGGTTGAAGCAACTAAAGTATGGCTCAGTTCCAGCCATCAACGTAGCAATCAAGGAGCAATCGAAGGCCAAAAAGGAATCCAAGAAGTACAACCGAATATATAAGAAGGAGCTTGCCATGTCACTACTCCTCCTGTCCGCCGCCGCTCGCAGCTTACTATCAAAGCAAGGGATCCACTTCTATTTCCTGCTGTTCCAAGGCATCTCCTTTTTGCTGGTGGGACTCGATCTCATAGGTCAGGACATCAAATAA